The DNA window TGCTTGATATCCATCTTTTAGTAAACTTTTAATTTGAGTTATTTGATTGATATCAATTTTAATTACAGTAACTGGAATAGAAACGCCGTCTTCAGTAAAAATTCGGGTCATTCCTATTTTTTTTCCAACTAATCCAATCATTGTTTAACCTCTTTTGCATCGATAGTCTTTTTTTTAAATTATTTTATCCTAGACTAATTTGTACATCTACGCCAGCAGCTAGATCTAAACGCATTAAAGCATCAACAGTTTTTTCAGTTGGTTCTACTATATCTACTAAACGTTTATGCGTTCTAATTTCATATTGATCGCGTGCATCTTTATTTGCGTGAGGAGAAATTAAAACAGTAAAACGTTCTTTTCTTGTAGGAAGAGGAATAGGTCCACGAACTTGTGCGCCAGTACGTTTAGCTGTTTCAACTATTTCAGAAGTCGATTGATCAATTAAACGATGATCGAACGCTTTTAATCGAATACGTATCCTTTGGTTCTGCATGTGATCAGAGCTCCAGATATAAAAAAATAAAAAAATTGTTTCTTGTTTTAAAATTACAAATATATGTAATTAAAGAAACGCTATAAAATATAATTTTTTTGAAAATTAATTAGATAAATAATTTTACGAAGAGTAAAGAATTATCCTATATAAAAATATATAAAATAGCAATATTTTTTCCTTTTGAGATTATAATAAATCTATTGATTTATTAAAAATCTTTTTGATAAAATATTGATATATTGTTTATAATGCTATTTTAATTAAATAAAACCTATGTTATATATGAATTGCTAATGAATCTTTTTTAAATGATTTTGTCTTATATTCATATTGGTGAGGTGTCTGAGTGGCTTAAGGAGCATGTCTGGAAAACATGTATATGGAAAACTACTGTATCGAGGGTTCGAATCCCTCTCTCACCGTTCTATTAATATACAAAAAAAAAAATAAATTTTTATTAAATAAATTTTAAATAATTATAAATTTTTATAAAATATTAAAAAATTTTTAAATCTTTTAATAAAAAATCAATTTGTTTTTTTTCTATGCGGTTATATAAATGTTTAAAAGATAATATTTTATGATTTAATAATGGTTTTTTTATATCATAAAAGTTTAAATCTTTGTTTAAAAAATACTCTACTTTTTTTGTTATCATAGGAATAATAGGTTTTAATAAAGTTATAATTATTTTAAATAAATTAATGCCCATTGAACAAACTTCTTGTAAAGTAATTAAATTATTCTGCTTTGCTAAAACCCAAGGTTTTTTTTCATCAATATAACAATTAGCTATAGTGGATAAATGAATAATTTTTTTAATTACGTTAGAATACTCTCTATTTTCGAAATATTTCTTCACAATATCAATATTTTTACAAAATTTATTATAAAAGTTTATATTGTCTAATTTAGAAGATAATTGCCCAAAAAATTTCTTTTCAATAAAGAAAGATACACGTGATGCTAAATTAATAATTTTGTTTACAATATCGCTATTTATTTTTTGTAAAAAATCGTCAAAATTTAAATTAATATCTTCTATGGTAGAAGATAGTTTTGAACTAAAATAATATCTTAAACTATCAGAATCTAAATATTTTAACCATGTTTTAGCTTGAATAAACGTTCCTTTAGATTTTGACATTTTTTTCCCATTAACATTTAAAAATCCGTGAACAAACAAATCATTTGGTTTACGAAAATCATTTGCTTCTAATATTGCAGGCCAAAACAATCCATGAAAATAAATTATATCTTTTCCAATAAAATGATAGAGCTCTGTTGTTGAGTTTTTTTCCCAAAATTCGTCAAAATTTATTTTATTTTTGTTTGATAAACTTTGAAAAGAACTCATATATCCTATAGGAGCATCTAGCCACACATAAAAATATTTATTAGGTTGATCAGGTATTTTAAAACCAAAATAAGGAAAGTCTCTTGATATATTCCATTTTTTTAATCCTTGATCAAACCATTCATAAAGCTTTTTTTTCACTTTTATATTAGATAGATTAGTATCTATCCAAATTTTTAAATTTTGACTAAAAGTCGGCAAATCAAAGAATAAATGTTCAGATAAACGAATTTCTAGTTTGACATTAGATATTGTTGATTTTGGTTGTATTAAATCTATTGCGTTATATATTGATCCACATACTTCACAAGTATCGCCATATTGATCTACTGCTTGACATTTTGGACATATACCTTTTATAAAACGATCTGGTAAAAACATTTTCTTTTGGGGATCATATAATTGAGATATTGTATGTTTTTCGATTAACCCTTTTTTTTTTAGATTAAAATAAATTGATTCTAAAAAAATTCGGTTTTCTTCGTTGTGTGTAGATTCATAAGAGTCATGATTAATATTAAATTTTTGAAAATCATCTTGATGTTCTTGATTAATTTTATTAATCATTATTTCTGGTTTGATTTTCAATTCTTTTGCTTTTAACATGATTGCTGTCCCATGAGCATCATCTGCACAAATAAAATATACTATATTTCCACACATACGTTGATATCTTACCCAAATATCTGCTTGTATATGTTCAAGTAAGTGACCTAAATGTATTGATCCGTTTGCGTAAGGTAAAGCACAAGTCACTATAATTTTTTTGCAATTAATTTGATCTTTCATAAAGTTTATATTTAAAAATTTTTTTGTTTTTATAATATAATTTTCATTATAAAAAAGTTATTATTGGTAAATAAAATACATATATTTTTTGTTATGCTTTTTTATAATATAAAGTGAATTTATTTATAGTTTTTATTTTAATAATTTATATATTAAAATATATAATAATTATTTACAACAACTAAACTATATTGCGAAAAAATAACTTTAGGAAAAGTTAAAATATGTCTATGCTAAATACAAAAATTAAACCTTTTTATAACCATGCTCTAAAAAATGGTAAATTTGTTACTGTATCTGAAAAAGATATCCTAGGTAAATGGAACGTTTTTTTCTTTTATCCAGCTGATTTTACTTTTGTTTGTCCAACAGAACTTAAAGATTTATCAAATCATTATTATGATTTTCAAAAATTACAAGTTAATATTTATTCAATTTCTACAGATACTCATTTTACTCATAAAGCATGGTGTGACGCGTCAAAAAGTATTTCAAAGATACAATATACAATGATTGCAGATCCTTCTGGTAATTTGACAAGAAATTTTGAAGTAATGAACGAAGAAAATGGATTACCAGAAAGAGGGACTTTTATTATTGATACTTACGGTATTATTCAGTCAATAGAAATAAATATAGCAGGTATAGGAAGAAATTCAAAAGAATTACTAAGAAAAATAGAAGCTCTACAACATATTAGTGTATATCCAAATGAAGTATGTCCAGCTAATTGGAAAAAAGGAGAAAAAACTTTATTACCTTCAATAGAATTAGTAGGAAAAATTTAAACAGCATTTATAGAGTACTATAAAGTACTCTATTTTTCATTTTTTTAAAATTATACTAAGTTTTTAAAATATTATAAAATTACAGACCAATTCATTACTTCACCTGCTAAAAAAGGAAACGATACTTTTTTTTCAATTTTAATAATTTTATCTATTCTTTTAGGTTTATGAATAAATGTAATTTTTTCTTTATTTAAAGGTAAATTATAAAAATTTGCACCATTTTCAGAAGAAAACTTTTCAAAAAATTTTAAAGCGTTCATTTCTTCAAAAACTTTTAGATACGCTAGAATGGAAGAAGGTGCATTAAAGATACCTGGTTTTATTATTTGACATACCTTGTTACAAAAATAAAAATGCGGAGCTGTATCTGTTCCTAAAAAAAATTTTTTGTTACCACTGGTAACAGCTTTTTTTAAAGCTTTTTGATCTTTTTTTTCTTTTAGGATAGGTAAACAAAACAAATAAGGTAAAAATTTTTCATTCAATAAACTGTTACGGTTGAAAAATAAGTGATGAGGGGTAACTGTTGCTGCTAAAAAATCATTGGATTCTATAACATAATCAACAGCTATTTTAGTTGAAATATGTTCAAAAACAATTTTTAATTCAGGATAATTTTTTATTAATGGTTCTAAAATTATATCAATAAATTTTACTTCTCTATCAAAAATATCAGTATCATTATCTGTAATTTCTCCATGAATTAATAAAGGCATTCCTATTTTTTGCATAACTTCTAATGTTTTAGATATAGCAAAAATATTAGAAACTCCATTTTTTGTATAATTAGTACTGTTTTTAAAATATAATTTTGCAGCAAAAAAAAAATTATTCAAAAATCCATTTTCTATTTCACGAGGATTAGTATTATCTGTTAGATAACAAGTCATTAAAGGAATAAAATGATGATTTGAGGGAAGCGCACGCATAATACGCTTCCGATATTTATGAGACTCTTCGATGTTAGTAATAGGCGGTGTAAGATTAGGCATAATTATAGCTCTACCATATATACTACTAGTATATGGTAAAACTTTCTTTAAAATTTTTTTATCACGCAAATGTACATGAAAATCGTCTGGACGACGAATAGTTATTTTTTCGTTTTTTATGATATTCATAAAGTCGCTACTATTTTAATAATTATACTATTATAACCAATTTTTTCTTTTAAAATATAAATAAGGAGCAAAACCGGCAATAATCATTAGAATAATTGCAGCAGGATATCCAAAACTGAATTTTAATTCAGGCATATATTCAAAATTCATTCCATAACTTGATGCAACTAATGTTGGAGGTAAAAACACTACAGAAACCACTGAAAATATTTTTATTATTCTATTTTGTTCAATGTTTATAAAACCCATTGCTGCTTGCATTAAAAAATTTACTTTTTGAAATAAAGATTCATTATGTGGTAGTAGTGATTCAATATCACGTATTACTTCTTTCGCTTGTTCAGATTGATTACTTGGTAATCTTGTTTTTCTTATTAAGAAATTTAAAGCACGTTGTGTATCCATTAAACATAGACGTACCTTCCATCCTATATCTTCTAATTGTGCAAGCTTAGCAAGAGATTCATCATATTCTTCAACTGATTTTTCTTTCATAATTACTCTACTTAATTTTTCTAAAGCACTATAAACATTTTCAATTTCATCTGCTAATTGTTCTATTTTAGTTTCAAATAAATCAAGTAATAGTTCATAAGCATTACCATCTAACAGTCTTCTATTACGAGCTCTCATACGATAAAGACGAAACGCAGGTAATTCTCTTTCACGTAAAGTATATAGTCGTCCTGTTCTAATAGTAAAAGCAACAGTAGAGTTACCAATATGATCTTCAGAATCTTCATAAAAGAAAAAAGAATGAATATGTAAACCATTTTCATCTTCAAAAAATCTAGCAGAAGCTTCAATATCTTCTAATTCTGGTCTCCTTATTAAATTTTGTCCCAATTCTTTTTGAATTCTTTCTCGTTCGTTTTCTTCTGGTTCTATTAAATCAATCCAAATTGCATAATCTAAAGTATTTTTTTCTAAATCTAAACGTCCAATTCCGTTTTGATTTAATTTAAATGCGTTTAACATAAGAAAAATCTCTAATTTTATATAAGTTAGTTAAAAAGATTGGTATTGTTGTATGAAATGTATAAATAGAAACTTATTAAATAAATATTTATATTTGTTAATTTTTATAAAAATAATTAATAATTTCTATATTTTTAAAATATGAAAGTAAGATAATAACTCATCTAAATAATAAAAATTTTAAATATATATATAATCAGTCAGTATCCATCTTCTGCTATTATCATGAAAAAGAATTTCAATTTTACTTTGTTCTTCATTATTATCTATTTGTAGTACTATTCCAAATCCAAAGACTTTATGTTTAACTTTTTGTCCTTTTTTAAATTTTTGTTTTTTTTGATATTGAAATATATTTTCTTTTTTAGAATATTTAATGTTATTTTTTTTAAAAGGAGATGGTTTAAGATATGCTTTAGGTAATTCTTTTATAAAACGTGACGGTTCTAAAAATTTTTTTTTTCCATAGATAATTTTTGTTTCTGAATAACTTAAAGTTAGTTGTGTCATTGCACGTGTGATTGCAACATATGCTAAACGACGTTCTTCTTCTAATTCATTATTTTCATATGTTTTTTTAGGAAATGTTCCTTCTTCTAAACCTATTACTAAAACTTTTTTAAAT is part of the Candidatus Tachikawaea gelatinosa genome and encodes:
- the rpsJ gene encoding 30S ribosomal protein S10 — encoded protein: MQNQRIRIRLKAFDHRLIDQSTSEIVETAKRTGAQVRGPIPLPTRKERFTVLISPHANKDARDQYEIRTHKRLVDIVEPTEKTVDALMRLDLAAGVDVQISLG
- the metG gene encoding methionine--tRNA ligase; its protein translation is MKDQINCKKIIVTCALPYANGSIHLGHLLEHIQADIWVRYQRMCGNIVYFICADDAHGTAIMLKAKELKIKPEIMINKINQEHQDDFQKFNINHDSYESTHNEENRIFLESIYFNLKKKGLIEKHTISQLYDPQKKMFLPDRFIKGICPKCQAVDQYGDTCEVCGSIYNAIDLIQPKSTISNVKLEIRLSEHLFFDLPTFSQNLKIWIDTNLSNIKVKKKLYEWFDQGLKKWNISRDFPYFGFKIPDQPNKYFYVWLDAPIGYMSSFQSLSNKNKINFDEFWEKNSTTELYHFIGKDIIYFHGLFWPAILEANDFRKPNDLFVHGFLNVNGKKMSKSKGTFIQAKTWLKYLDSDSLRYYFSSKLSSTIEDINLNFDDFLQKINSDIVNKIINLASRVSFFIEKKFFGQLSSKLDNINFYNKFCKNIDIVKKYFENREYSNVIKKIIHLSTIANCYIDEKKPWVLAKQNNLITLQEVCSMGINLFKIIITLLKPIIPMITKKVEYFLNKDLNFYDIKKPLLNHKILSFKHLYNRIEKKQIDFLLKDLKIF
- the ahpC gene encoding alkyl hydroperoxide reductase subunit C: MSMLNTKIKPFYNHALKNGKFVTVSEKDILGKWNVFFFYPADFTFVCPTELKDLSNHYYDFQKLQVNIYSISTDTHFTHKAWCDASKSISKIQYTMIADPSGNLTRNFEVMNEENGLPERGTFIIDTYGIIQSIEINIAGIGRNSKELLRKIEALQHISVYPNEVCPANWKKGEKTLLPSIELVGKI
- the pyrC gene encoding dihydroorotase, which translates into the protein MNIIKNEKITIRRPDDFHVHLRDKKILKKVLPYTSSIYGRAIIMPNLTPPITNIEESHKYRKRIMRALPSNHHFIPLMTCYLTDNTNPREIENGFLNNFFFAAKLYFKNSTNYTKNGVSNIFAISKTLEVMQKIGMPLLIHGEITDNDTDIFDREVKFIDIILEPLIKNYPELKIVFEHISTKIAVDYVIESNDFLAATVTPHHLFFNRNSLLNEKFLPYLFCLPILKEKKDQKALKKAVTSGNKKFFLGTDTAPHFYFCNKVCQIIKPGIFNAPSSILAYLKVFEEMNALKFFEKFSSENGANFYNLPLNKEKITFIHKPKRIDKIIKIEKKVSFPFLAGEVMNWSVIL
- the corA gene encoding magnesium/cobalt transporter CorA, yielding MLNAFKLNQNGIGRLDLEKNTLDYAIWIDLIEPEENERERIQKELGQNLIRRPELEDIEASARFFEDENGLHIHSFFFYEDSEDHIGNSTVAFTIRTGRLYTLRERELPAFRLYRMRARNRRLLDGNAYELLLDLFETKIEQLADEIENVYSALEKLSRVIMKEKSVEEYDESLAKLAQLEDIGWKVRLCLMDTQRALNFLIRKTRLPSNQSEQAKEVIRDIESLLPHNESLFQKVNFLMQAAMGFINIEQNRIIKIFSVVSVVFLPPTLVASSYGMNFEYMPELKFSFGYPAAIILMIIAGFAPYLYFKRKNWL